From Aurantimicrobium sp. INA4, one genomic window encodes:
- a CDS encoding glycosyltransferase has protein sequence MRLQIFMPFYGNPEHFRLAVESVIAQTDSEWTLTILDDCYPDPEPGKWVVSLNDSRISYKRNSTNLLPSKNYNQAIDISSSEFIMLMGCDDLLLPNFVERSKQLIEEASPDVAVIQPGVVVIDENGHQHNGLADRVKRKIGPWPISGHRMVSGEQAHVGLLKGNWTYFPSILWRVSSFGSMRFRTDLNIVQDLSMILNLVESNKAILVDSEISFCYRRHKQSLSGATGIDGSKFVQESILFSEAQNRALQRGWKKSARAAKWHLLSRFNALGELPGALLTRNTKGARNLLRHIFMS, from the coding sequence GTGCGTCTTCAAATCTTTATGCCTTTCTACGGTAATCCTGAACACTTCAGGCTGGCAGTAGAAAGCGTAATTGCGCAAACAGACTCCGAATGGACGCTAACCATCCTGGATGATTGCTATCCAGATCCGGAACCAGGCAAATGGGTCGTAAGCCTCAATGATTCTCGTATTTCATATAAGCGAAACTCAACAAACCTTCTTCCCAGCAAGAATTACAACCAAGCAATAGACATCTCGTCTTCTGAGTTCATAATGCTGATGGGATGCGATGATTTACTTTTGCCTAACTTTGTTGAGCGATCCAAACAATTGATTGAAGAAGCATCCCCGGACGTTGCTGTCATTCAACCGGGTGTTGTGGTGATTGATGAAAACGGGCATCAACACAATGGTTTAGCAGACCGAGTGAAGAGAAAAATTGGTCCATGGCCTATTTCTGGTCACAGAATGGTTTCAGGAGAACAAGCTCACGTAGGACTGCTCAAAGGAAACTGGACGTATTTCCCCTCTATTCTTTGGCGAGTTTCTTCCTTTGGATCCATGAGGTTTCGTACTGACCTCAACATTGTTCAAGACCTGTCAATGATTCTGAACTTGGTCGAATCAAATAAAGCCATTCTGGTCGATAGCGAAATCTCGTTTTGCTACAGGAGGCATAAGCAAAGTCTTTCCGGTGCTACTGGGATAGATGGATCCAAATTTGTTCAAGAGTCAATACTCTTCAGTGAAGCTCAAAACAGAGCATTACAAAGAGGGTGGAAAAAGTCTGCAAGGGCAGCCAAATGGCACTTGCTGTCTAGATTCAACGCACTTGGGGAGTTACCAGGCGCATTGCTAACTCGAAACACCAAAGGGGCTCGAAATCTTCTCAGGCATATATTTATGTCTTAA
- a CDS encoding glycosyltransferase family 4 protein: MAGPGIRSVCLAQALKDHGFNVQIATTGTCSAIENIPSVHVDKNDSRNFSELENWADAIVFQALGFEEFPKLRKSRKFLVADAYAPVVFENLARLEKQPGSLANFAISEASRIQRELIFRSDLLLCANQNQRNFYLGVLSGITSIDSVQYSAHPNLDSRVLVVPFGLSRELPQHHSQVIKGRVTGIGEKDKVVLWSGGLYEWFDLENLIRAFALISQSNSSVKLFFMGGRHPNSDIPDMPVVLRAKQLARQLGILDKSVFFTDSWVEYEERASYLLEADLGITTHFDTLETTFSFRTRMLDYIWAGLPVVSTEGDFFSDQIKRLNLGKVADFESPEEIADSILGLLNDNDEYFQAKSNIEKLKNDFYWDKVAAPLINALENAPLPRAKKDKRYLLLPLQRNSVINKFKPAILHSREILRTEGLSSLLKKVWQKIVK, from the coding sequence ATGGCAGGACCTGGAATTAGGTCTGTTTGCCTTGCACAAGCATTGAAGGATCATGGATTCAATGTTCAAATAGCTACAACTGGAACTTGTAGCGCCATCGAAAACATTCCTTCAGTACACGTTGACAAAAACGATTCTCGCAATTTTTCAGAATTGGAGAATTGGGCCGATGCAATAGTTTTCCAAGCTCTCGGTTTTGAGGAATTTCCTAAACTACGTAAGTCCCGCAAGTTCTTGGTTGCAGATGCATACGCACCAGTAGTTTTTGAGAATTTGGCACGTTTAGAAAAACAACCCGGAAGCTTAGCTAATTTTGCAATTTCGGAAGCATCCCGAATTCAGCGTGAGCTGATTTTTCGCAGTGATTTACTTTTGTGCGCAAATCAAAATCAAAGAAATTTCTATCTAGGAGTTCTCTCAGGTATTACTTCCATAGATTCAGTTCAGTATTCGGCTCACCCAAATCTGGATAGCAGGGTTTTGGTTGTTCCTTTTGGTTTGAGCAGGGAACTTCCCCAACATCATTCCCAAGTAATTAAGGGACGAGTCACTGGAATTGGGGAAAAAGACAAAGTTGTTCTGTGGTCTGGCGGACTATATGAGTGGTTTGATCTTGAAAACCTCATTAGAGCCTTTGCTTTGATTTCTCAATCGAATTCTTCAGTGAAGCTCTTTTTCATGGGTGGACGTCACCCTAATTCTGATATTCCGGATATGCCCGTAGTACTGAGAGCAAAACAGCTTGCTCGTCAATTAGGCATTTTGGACAAGAGTGTGTTCTTTACCGATTCCTGGGTCGAATATGAAGAGAGAGCCAGTTACCTACTCGAAGCGGACTTAGGGATAACAACACATTTTGACACTCTCGAGACGACTTTCTCATTCCGCACGAGGATGCTTGACTACATTTGGGCCGGATTGCCAGTTGTCTCAACAGAAGGAGACTTCTTTTCAGACCAAATTAAGCGTCTGAATTTGGGAAAAGTAGCAGATTTCGAGAGTCCAGAAGAAATCGCTGATTCAATACTTGGACTACTCAACGATAACGACGAATATTTTCAAGCTAAAAGTAATATCGAAAAGCTAAAGAATGATTTTTATTGGGACAAAGTGGCTGCACCCTTAATTAACGCACTTGAAAATGCTCCTTTGCCAAGGGCAAAGAAAGATAAGAGATACCTATTGCTTCCTTTGCAAAGAAATTCAGTAATCAACAAGTTCAAACCAGCAATTCTGCACTCACGAGAAATTTTGCGTACAGAGGGACTTTCCTCTTTGCTGAAAAAAGTCTGGCAAAAAATTGTTAAGTAA
- a CDS encoding glycosyltransferase — protein MISVALCTYNGEKFLTAQLESIKRQTLLPDEIIFGDDGSTDNTLSLLTEYKVHFEELGIKTSILPPSGAAHIVTNFERTLQATQGGIIFLSDQDDVWHEDRISQSVFMLENNPEVLLLHGDAELIDKHGHKLPQTLFEKLKYSHLLQNEANSGVAFDLLLQRNLVTGATAVIRRELLSDSIPFSQHWLHDEWLAIIAAAKNGYFVVQDELISYRLHDDNSVGLQKRSIRGLLAFFFASRRGRYEQLIDRLSEVEILAQHKDFKNDHVEKLRRAIQFNISRKSYPKQRLFRFPQIWKQAENGNYRDFSARPVVEMLRDFLQSA, from the coding sequence ATGATTTCAGTAGCGTTATGCACATATAACGGTGAGAAGTTTCTTACTGCTCAATTAGAGAGCATCAAGAGACAGACACTTTTGCCAGATGAAATCATCTTCGGTGATGATGGATCTACAGACAATACTCTGTCTCTGCTGACAGAGTACAAGGTCCATTTCGAAGAATTAGGTATAAAGACATCTATACTCCCGCCTTCTGGTGCTGCACATATTGTTACTAATTTTGAACGAACATTACAGGCAACTCAGGGTGGCATTATTTTCTTGTCCGACCAAGATGATGTATGGCATGAGGACAGAATTTCTCAATCAGTATTTATGTTGGAAAACAATCCAGAAGTACTTCTTCTTCACGGCGATGCTGAGTTAATTGATAAACATGGACATAAACTTCCCCAAACTCTTTTCGAGAAATTGAAGTATTCTCATTTGCTTCAGAATGAAGCAAATTCAGGAGTAGCGTTTGATCTTTTGCTCCAAAGGAATTTGGTTACTGGTGCCACCGCTGTAATTCGACGTGAGTTGCTCTCTGATTCAATTCCTTTTTCACAGCATTGGCTGCATGATGAATGGCTTGCAATAATTGCCGCCGCAAAAAATGGTTATTTTGTAGTTCAGGATGAGTTGATTAGCTACAGATTGCATGACGATAATTCTGTTGGGCTTCAAAAAAGGTCGATACGCGGTTTGCTTGCATTCTTTTTCGCGTCGCGAAGAGGAAGGTACGAACAACTCATTGACAGGCTGAGTGAAGTCGAAATATTGGCTCAGCATAAAGATTTCAAGAATGATCACGTTGAAAAACTTCGACGTGCAATTCAGTTCAACATCAGTCGAAAGTCATATCCAAAGCAGAGACTGTTTCGTTTTCCTCAAATTTGGAAACAGGCAGAAAATGGGAATTACAGAGACTTTTCTGCTAGGCCTGTTGTTGAGATGCTTCGAGATTTTCTCCAGTCTGCGTAA
- a CDS encoding glycosyltransferase family 2 protein, which translates to MPRNPKTLVIIPAWNESASVGKVIEKILQLTHEYDVLVVNDGSSDNTEEVALNAGANVATLPFNLGVGGAMRTGFVYAVENNYEAAVQVDADGQHDPVNIPELLSALEFSDIVIGARFAGKGDYQVSGPRKWVMQILAANISRIAGSKLTDTTSGFKALGPRAIKLFSKNYPAEYLGDTIEALVVAAQSGLKISQIPVSMHARQAGVASANPVKSAIYLFRALVALLFAMSRKPHPIVDASAGDQK; encoded by the coding sequence GTGCCGAGAAACCCAAAGACCTTAGTTATCATTCCTGCTTGGAATGAATCGGCATCAGTTGGCAAAGTTATTGAGAAAATTCTCCAATTAACGCATGAATACGACGTACTTGTAGTTAATGACGGTTCAAGTGACAACACTGAGGAAGTCGCACTTAACGCTGGAGCAAATGTGGCGACATTGCCCTTTAACTTAGGCGTCGGCGGTGCAATGAGAACAGGGTTTGTCTATGCAGTTGAAAACAATTATGAGGCCGCTGTACAGGTTGATGCTGACGGGCAACATGACCCAGTAAACATCCCAGAACTCTTGTCTGCTTTAGAATTCAGCGACATCGTGATTGGGGCTCGATTTGCAGGAAAAGGCGATTACCAAGTTTCTGGCCCAAGGAAATGGGTCATGCAAATTTTGGCTGCAAATATTTCTCGTATCGCGGGAAGTAAACTAACTGATACAACATCAGGATTCAAGGCTTTAGGCCCCCGAGCAATCAAATTGTTCAGCAAAAATTACCCTGCGGAGTATTTGGGCGACACAATTGAAGCACTCGTGGTCGCGGCACAATCAGGGCTCAAGATAAGCCAAATTCCTGTATCAATGCATGCGCGGCAGGCTGGTGTCGCATCCGCAAATCCAGTGAAATCTGCCATTTATTTATTTAGGGCATTAGTAGCGTTACTTTTCGCGATGAGTAGAAAACCTCATCCCATTGTCGATGCATCGGCAGGAGATCAAAAGTGA
- a CDS encoding DUF2304 domain-containing protein gives MSYVFGISSALLVIIAVVVLLRRNSLRERHAIWWMIAGFLALVAGIFPKTLDWLSELLGITVPINLVFFTSIAILFFVSLQNSSELTKLEEKTRKLAERIAIIEMKKPERKE, from the coding sequence GTGAGTTATGTTTTTGGGATATCCTCCGCTTTACTCGTGATTATTGCCGTTGTTGTTCTTCTTCGAAGGAATTCTTTGAGGGAAAGACACGCAATTTGGTGGATGATCGCCGGATTTCTCGCACTAGTGGCAGGAATTTTCCCGAAGACCCTCGATTGGCTATCTGAACTTTTGGGAATAACTGTTCCCATAAACCTTGTGTTCTTTACAAGCATTGCAATTTTGTTTTTCGTCAGCCTTCAAAACAGTTCAGAACTAACAAAGCTTGAAGAAAAAACAAGAAAACTTGCAGAAAGAATCGCGATTATTGAAATGAAAAAACCGGAACGTAAAGAATAA
- a CDS encoding glycosyltransferase family 1 protein, giving the protein MPFDITIHKSCLRISQRKPKELIRVGFDDQIFIAQSRGGISKYFVEIIQRLPKYGVEPILLCEETRNSHLAESGLVPRAKQDSNLKSRLRGYLWRLTGNPRYKGPLIETVDVIHHTFTNGAYLGLGHKPSVVTIYDMIPEVYPEYFPTGNPHFAKKKFAERCDVLISISESTTNDMLKFYGDNLRSKTMVVPFGVGEQFLSPHPEVEMPDLPEKYLLFVGVRRGYKHFKTAFLAFEKMAKNDSELCFVVIGGGRYSDEERKMVQTSPFVERVFHFNPSDEQMPEFYRRAKCFVFPSVYEGFGLPTLESLASGTPVVLADASCSREVGGDLAIYCEPGDVQSLIDSVEKATSIDWVNRIKRDGPARAKEFTWDFVAEETAKIYKNLVQKTK; this is encoded by the coding sequence ATGCCTTTTGACATCACTATTCACAAGTCCTGTTTACGGATATCGCAGAGAAAGCCTAAAGAATTGATACGCGTAGGTTTTGACGACCAAATATTTATAGCTCAATCTCGTGGCGGTATCTCCAAGTATTTTGTGGAGATCATTCAAAGGCTCCCAAAGTACGGTGTTGAACCAATTTTGCTTTGCGAAGAAACGCGAAACTCTCACTTAGCTGAGTCCGGACTAGTGCCTCGAGCTAAACAAGACTCAAATCTCAAAAGCAGGCTTCGAGGATATTTGTGGCGTCTAACCGGAAACCCAAGGTACAAAGGTCCTCTCATTGAAACCGTTGATGTCATTCACCATACATTCACGAATGGAGCATATTTAGGTCTTGGCCACAAGCCCAGTGTCGTCACAATTTACGACATGATTCCTGAGGTTTATCCTGAATATTTTCCTACGGGGAATCCGCATTTTGCTAAAAAGAAGTTTGCTGAAAGATGTGATGTTCTCATTTCGATTTCAGAATCTACAACAAATGACATGTTGAAGTTTTATGGTGACAACCTCAGGTCCAAAACTATGGTTGTTCCTTTTGGAGTTGGCGAACAATTTCTCTCACCACATCCTGAGGTTGAGATGCCTGATTTGCCAGAAAAATATCTTCTATTTGTCGGAGTCCGAAGAGGATACAAGCACTTCAAAACTGCTTTTTTGGCTTTCGAGAAAATGGCGAAAAACGATTCCGAACTTTGTTTTGTCGTCATTGGAGGCGGACGCTATTCGGATGAAGAAAGAAAGATGGTACAAACTTCTCCATTCGTGGAACGAGTATTTCATTTCAACCCCTCTGATGAACAAATGCCAGAGTTTTATCGGCGAGCAAAGTGTTTTGTATTCCCATCGGTTTATGAGGGCTTTGGTCTGCCAACCCTGGAATCCCTAGCGAGTGGAACGCCTGTAGTTCTCGCAGATGCATCCTGCAGTAGGGAAGTTGGCGGTGATCTCGCTATTTATTGTGAACCTGGAGATGTGCAATCCCTGATTGATAGCGTCGAGAAAGCAACTTCGATTGATTGGGTGAACAGAATAAAACGCGATGGACCCGCAAGAGCCAAAGAATTCACATGGGATTTTGTAGCGGAAGAAACAGCGAAAATTTATAAAAATCTTGTTCAAAAGACAAAATGA